In the genome of Bremerella sp. P1, the window GTCGGTATGAAGAAGGGATTGATCGTTCGTACGGGTCAAAAGGGCCAGTATAAGTACTACTTGAAAACGCAAAACGGAAACCAAGAGCTGGATCTGAATCAAACGCCTGCGATGGTCAAGCTGATCGAATCGGGCGCATTTGAAGGTGCCTCTGACAGCCCACTCCAGACGATGCAGGCCGCTTTGAATCTCTCGTTAGCACGAGCTGAGCAGGTCAAGCAATCGATCACGCAATATGCGGAACAGCGAGGAGTGAATGTTAACCTATCGCAGCTCCAACCCCTTGGAGCCGGGATCTCGGACCCGGTGATCTCGAAGCCTTCCAGCATTGCGGAGGCCAAGCAGAATATGCGCGTCGAATTCCGTATTGTGAAGGTGAACCCCGAAGATCTCAGTGAGACAGACTTCGACTTTTAATCGGGCGATGTTCGCAAGGAAATGGGAAGCTTATTGAGGGAGAATCGCCATGTCGCGTCTATTGATGTCTGTGTGCGTGGGCTTAATGCTCACCATCGGTACAAGTACATTGCATGCCAGCAGGCAATTGAATGTTGTCGTGATTCTCGACAACTCAGGCTCGATGAAGGGCATGATGAACAGAAGCGAGTCCAAGATTGACGCGGCCAAGTCGGCGCTAATGCAGGTCCTTGATAAGTCTCCCGCAACTTCCCAAGTAGGGGTCCTGTTACTCAATCCAGGTCCTCAGGGAGATTGGTTGATCCCCCTTGGGCCCATCGATCGGGCCAATCTCCAACGCTCGGTCGCATCGCTCGACGCGGACGGCAACACTCCCCTGGGGGCCAAAATGAAGGTCGCAGCCGATGCTCTGCTGCAGCTGCGCGAGGCCAATCGCTACGGCACCTATAAGATGCTGATCGTTTCTGATGGTGAGGCAAGCGATCCTGATCTGGTCCAGCAGTATCTGCCGTCAATTCAGGCCCGAGGCATTTTGATCGACGTGATCGGTGTCAACATGGCGCAAAAGCATAGCCTGGCAACTCAGACCAGCACCTACCGCAATGCGAATGATCCGAATTCCCTGGCCAAGGCAATTGGCGATGTCGTTCTCGGTGAAAGTTCGGCAAGTCCAGATGATGCCGCCGGTCAAACCGACTTCGAAGTACTCGCTGCCCTGCCCGATCAGGTGGCGATGGCATCTCTGGCTGCGTTGACCGCCGCCAGCAACGATCCGATCGAGAAATCGCAAGATTGGGTTCCTGACGAAAGCTCGACTTCAAGCCACGGCTCATCGGCTCCAGCGAATTCAGGCCACCGCTCGCCGCCACCGCCCAAGGACAAATCGCCTATCTCGATGTTTCAGATCCTCGTATTCATTTTTATTTTTGCCGCGATAGCCCGAGCTGTATTCGCTAATCTAAAATCGAAGCGATAGCAATTACCATAAGACCAAGTCGCTTCCCTATTCCGTCAATAAGCCAGGAGATTCTACGTGTCGAAAGCCAAGCTGCTTGTCGCTAGTCTGGTTTGGCTGTTTCTATTCGCGGCAGCCGTGTTGTGTTGGAAGTTATTCCTTGCACCGGTCGTCGAAGTATCTCAGCAAGAGCAAGAACGCATCGCCGCCGAGAAGGCTCGCCAAGAGCGGGAAGAGATGCTGCGGCGGGGCGGGTCGGATAGCCACTACAAGACCCAGGTGAAGATCGCGTTGGACGGCTTCAGTGGCTACGCCGTCTTTCGGTCGCCTGAGTTCCAAGAGGAACTCCGCCAGAAAGGGATCAAGCTCGACCTGGAGGATGATGGAGCCGATTATCCCAAGCGGCTTGCTGCTCTCAAAGATGGCTCGACCGACATGGCCGTCTTCACGATCGACGCATTGGTTAAAGCGTCGGCCCAGGCGGAGGACTTGCCGGCAACGATTGTGGCAATCGTTGATGAGACCGTAGGAGCGGATGCGATTGTTACTTATCGCGATACATTTCCGAACGTCGATGCTCTGAATACGCCTGAGACCAAGTTCGTTCTCACGCCCGACTCGCCCAGCGAGACTTTGGCCCGGGTCGTACAGTCGCGGTTCGAGCTCGATCAGTTAAGCGAAGACCCGTTTATCCGAGTTAAAGACGCTTCGGCGGTGTTCGAGAGATACAACGCGGCGAAACCCGGCGACAAGTTGGCCTATGTCTTGTGGGAACCGTACGTGACGCAGATGCTCAAGAATGATCGCGTCCACGTCGTGGTCGATAGTTCCCGCTTCCCGTCGGCGATTGTCGATGTCCTGGTGGCCAGTGATGACTTCGTGGCCAAGCATCGCGAGACAGTCGTCGATGTTGTCCGCGCCTACCTAACTGCCAACCACGCGTTCCACTCGACCGATCGTCGCATTCAGCTAGTGATGGAAGATGCCGCGGTGAGCGGCGCGTCCTTGTCAAAAGACGAGGCAACTCGGCTGGTTGAAGGAGTATGGTGGAAGAATACGCAAGAGAATCTCGCCCACATCGGGCTCCGCTCGCAGGCCAAGCTCCCGCATCTCGAAGACATGATCGCCGGTGTCACGCGAGTCCTGGTTGAGTCTGGTTCGATCGAGAAGGACCCGACCGATGGTCACCCCAATTACCTGTACAACGATTCTATTCTGAACGACCTGGTCAACTTTCACCCTGGTGGACAAATAGAGGAGGTTCGTGGCACCGCGATGCCCAAACTGACGGACAACCAGTGGAGTACGCTGGTTCCGGCCGGAACGGCTCGATCTCCGACCCTGGTTTTTGCCCGCGGAACGGTCCAGTTAACCGAGCGCAGCCGTTTGTTGTTGGATGAACTAGTGGGAACGCTCCAGTCGACGCGTTACTATGTAATTGTGCGGGGCAATGCATCGCGACGTGGAAACCTAGAGGCGAACGCACGCTTGGCGGAAGAGCGGGCCAAAGAGGTTGAGCGGTACCTGGTTGAAAAAGGAGTCGATACCGATCGAATACGTGCGATCGGGGTCGAGCCGAGTGGTAGTACGTCCGTTTCCTTTGTCCTTGGCGAACTCCCTTATTGACCGCGGCATGACGCCGTGGACTGGACTCGTTTGGACTCATGGATAGCGTAAAAAAGAAGGTGCTGCTCGATCTGTTCGTCTCGCCCTGGACGATTGTTCCAATCGTTGGCGGAATGAGCGCCTGGTTGCTCTCGTGGGGAATCGACGGAAACACTGCGTTGAACCTGATCGGACTCGTCGGCGTGATGACCGGGCTGGGAATTCAAGCGACTCGACTGATCTTTGGAATCGAAGAACTGACCGCGAAGGCACATGCCTACCTGACTGAGCAGGAGAAAGCAGAGCAAGACAAAAAGCTAACGGACTTGGCCAGGCGACTGGAACAGGACGATGACCCTCGAAGTGAAGAGTGCTTGCTTCGTCTCCGACGGCTGTACGACTCACTGCAGTCTGAAGCACCGAAAGGTCACACGGCGATCATTTTTCGAGCAAAGGTCGAACAACTGTTCCAGGCAGCCGTCAAGCAACTTGAGCGTTCACTGGAACTTTGGGAGAAGGCGCAGCAACTGCCTGGAAGTGCCAGCCGTCCCCTCCTAAAGGAACGCCGCAAAGCGATTGACGAAGTCGTGCTCACGGTGAACCACGTGACGCGGACAGTCGAACAATATCATGCCTTTCAAATGCAGGAAAGTGACCACGAGTTGGCCAAGCTGCGAGAAGAGCTCGATCAAACGATCGAGGCGGCTCGACGGGCAGACGAAGCGATCAACGCCATTGGGAAACCTCAATACAATGAGGTCGACTACGAATAGCTGCCTGCCCCAATAGCTTAAGAGCGAACTCGATCGGCAGCCCGCAATATTAATATTCGACAATTGAAAATCACCAACGTAAACTGCAACGTTTCACATCAAAGCTGAAAGAGGGCTTCTATGTTTAAAGCAGTCGGCAAATACATGAGAGCCGTTTGGTACCTGATGACGTTCCGCGTCGAAAAGGCCAGCGAAGCACTGCGTATGAATCCCGGCGTGGTCTCCGCCAACTACGATCGAATCATCGAAGAAAAGCGGAGCCAGATCAACCAATACAAAGACGCGATCGCTTCGATGATTGCCCAGGAAGAATCGAAGAAGCAGAAGCTCAAGGTTTTGACCGAAGAAGTCGAACGCTTGGAAAAGCTGAAGGCCGGTGCGGCAGCCAAAGCTCGTCAGGTCGCCGAGAGACACAATGGCGACGCTGCGGCAACCCATGCCGATCCAGAGTATCAAAAGTGCCAAACGGCCTTTCGCGATTTCAGCACGACGCTCACTGAGAAGCAGGCCCGCATCAGCGAGTTGGAGTCGGACATCGAACAGCTTCTAGCGAACATCAATCGCCACAAGCTACAGATCGAGACGCAGATGCGCGATCTGGAAAAGCTTGGCGAAGAGAAGCACGAAGCTGTGGCGACGATCCTGTCCGCTCGAGAAGAGCAGCAAATTGCCGATCTCATGACAGGCCTTTCACAAGATCGCACGAGCGAAGAGCTTCGCGAACTGCGCGAGTTGCGGAACAAGGCGTCTGCCAATGCACGTGTCAGTCGCGAACTGGCCGGCCTTGATACCAAGCAGGCCGAGGCAGAGTTCTTGGAGTTCGCCAATGAGAGCCAAGCCAACGATGAGTTTGACGCTTTGATCGGCTTGACGAAAAACTCGCCAGACACCGACAAGGGCTCTCAGGAATCGACAAGAATTCCGGAAGCGTAACGAATACCCGGAAAGAACATACGCCCCACACAACGAAGGAGTTAAGAATGCGTACATTGATGGGCTTTGCATGCATAGCCATGCTTTTTAGTGTCGTAGGTTGTAACACAGGAGGTGGTGGAACGACGAAGACCGATGACGGCGAGTCGGTTCCCGTCTTCAGCCTGGCCTGGAGTGAGTATCCCAGCTGGTCCGTTTTCGGCGTTGCCCATGAGAAGGGTCTGATCAACAAAGAAAAGGGAGAGTTGGGCGAGGTCGAAAAGAAGTGGGGCGTTGATATCGTCCTGATCCAGGCCGACTACGACCCTTGCTTGGCACAATATGGCAGTTCGCAGGTCGATGCTGTGTGCATGACAAACATGGACAGCCTCGCCCCGGCAACCGGACGCGATTCGGTGGCCATTCTGCCTACCTCCACCAGCGTCGGTGCCGATGCTTGTATCGCCGTAGGAATCGATTCGATCGATGACCTGAAGGGAACACCAACCTACGGTCTGGAAAAGTCGGTTTCGCAGTATGCATTTGAGCGCTGCTTAGAGCTGGAGGGCAAAGATCCCTCGCAGTTCGAGTTCAAGAACATGGACCCAGGCTCGGCCGCCCAGGCCATGCAGTCGGGCGATGAGAACTTGAAGTCGATCATGGTTTGGAACCCGTTCGTGATGCAGACCCTGCGTGATCGCGAGGGCTCCAAGCGGCTATTTGACTCGCGTAAGATCCCGGAAGAGATCATCGACATGGTCGTCGTCGCCAAGAGTTCGCTTGAGAAAGAAGGGGGCGACAAGTTTGCCCATGCCGTCATCGACGCGTTCTACCAGGTCAATGGCATGCTCGAGGATAAATCGACACGCAATGACACGCTGACCGCACTTGGCGAGAAGTTTTCGAACCTGGGTGTCGAAGACATGGAGATCGTTGTCCAGGAAACCAAGATGTACAAGAACGCCGACGAAGGGATCGCCTTGTTTGAAAAGGAAGAATTTCAAACCAAGACCATGCCCACGGTCGTCGACTTCTGTGTTTCACACGACATCATCAGTGAGAAACCGTCAGTGGCTTTCGGTGATGCGACCGCTCAGCTGAACTTCGACCCTTCCTACATGAAGCAAGTTCAGTCGGGTAAATAGTCCGGCATCCACCGATACGACTGTTATTTGCGAAGGCACGAGGGTAAACTTCGTGCCTTCGCTTGTTTTGCTTTCGACTCCTCATCCACCCCTATGAGACCGCAGGATGATTCGCCGCCCAATCAGTCAGAAAACGCGTATCGTTTTGGGGATTGTCAGTTTCATTGTTCTGCTTATCGGTTACGCGTGGATCTCGCATCGAGCACATGTCGAGAACCCACGTAACAAGACGCTACCGAACTTTAGCCAGTTCCAGGAAGGATGGAAGCGAATTGCCACCGGCGAAGGAGGCGTCGACTTGTGGGCAGACGTCAAGGCATCGGCCATGCGCCTGGCGATCGGAGTGGGCTTAGGGATCCTGCTCGCGTTTATCATCGGGCTGGCGATGGGATGTTTCCCAATTGTGGAAGCAAGTCTGATGCCCCCAATCGCGTTTCTGGCGAAGATACCTCCAACGGCGATGCTTGCCGTGTACTTTGTATTCTTCGGGGTCACCGGTATCCAAATCTTTGTGGCCTTGATCGCCTTCGGTATCTTTCCAACACTCGCCCAATCAATTGCTCAGGCCGCTCAAAAAGATGTGGACGAGCATACGCTCTACAAAACGTATACCCTCGGTGCATCCCACTTCGAGGTCGTGTGGGAAGTCGTCCTCCGCCAGATTCTTCCACGAATCATTGAAAACGCCCGCCTGCAGATCGGTCCGGCGATGGTCTTTCTCGTTGCCGCCGAATTCGCTCTGGCAGACCAGGGTTTCGGTTATACGCTCCGCATGCAATCACGTCTGCAGAACATGAATATCGTTTACACCTACCTGGCCCTGCTCGGTATCGCAGGACTTGTTTTCGACCAACTCTTGATTCTTCTGCGTCGATTCACTTGCCCATGGTTTGGTGACTAATTCTCGGAAGAAACCTCAATTCGCATCACCCAGACTGGCTAAGGCCTTGCAGGACAACAACTTGCAAGGCCTTTCTTGTGGCCAAGTCTGCCGTAGCTTCTCGGCTCAGGGCAGAGCCTCCGGACCTCTCGGGCGGATCTGTTTCGGGGTGACTCGCTCTTCCCATAGCACTATACTGAAAGCCACGCCAAATTCCCGCCTGCGATTCTCTCGCAATTTCCTCCACCCCTCCCTTCCCAGGCAATCTCAGGTGAACATGATGTCTCGTGGAATCGCCGCTGCATTATTGATTGCGTTCGCTGCAAACTGCTACGCCCAAGATGAGGTCCATTTCGAGACCGACGTCCGCGGTATTTTCAAGCAGCATTGTTTTCACTGCCACGGTGAGGAAGAGACCGTCGAAGGTGGTCTCGATCTCCGCTTGGTACGGTGGATGGTCGAGGGAGGCGATTCCGGCTCGGCGATTGTCGCTGGTAAGCCGGAAGAGAGTTTGCTCTACCAACGCCTCGAAGCGCACGAGATGCCGCCAGACGCCAGCAAGCAGCTCTCGGCGGAGGAACTTGAGAAAGTAAAACGTTGGATCGGCGGCGGTGCCAAGACTGCCCGCGCAGAACCGGAGACGCTCGGAGATAAATATCTGATCACCGACGAAGAGCGGGCTCACTGGGCGTATCAGCCAATTAAGCGGCCGGAAGTTCCGCAGGTGAAGCATGCTGCGGCCGTCGCGAATCCGATCGATGCTTTTCTGTTGGCGAAGTTGGAAGAACATGGCCATCAGTTCAATAAGCCCGCCACTCCGGATCGGCTGGTCCGCCGACTGTCGCTCGACCTGTTGGGGCTCCCGCCAGAGCCGCAGTGGTCTGCGGAGTTGCAGGCAAGCGAAGATCCAGCGCAATGGAACAAACTGGTCGACAAACTGCTCGCCTCGCCGCACTACGGAGAACGCTGGGGACGACATTGGTTGGATGTCGCCGGCTACGCCGACAGCGAAGGGTATAGCGACGTCGACGCCGAACGTCCGCATGCCTGGCGTTACCGTGATTACGTGATTCGGGCGTTCAACACCGGAATGCCGTTCGATCAGTTCATTCGTGAACAATTGGCAGGCGACGAGTTGGTTTCATCCCCGATGAACGACCTCTCTCCCGAAGATGTCGAACTGCTCGCAGCGACCGGCTTTCTGCGGATGGCGCCCGACGGAACCGGTGGCGCGGTGGATGACGCTCAGCAAGCACGAAACGACACAATCGCCGATACGATTCACATCGTCTCCTCTTCGCTGATGTCGATCACGTTGTCGTGCGCCCAGTGCCACGACCATCGCTACGATCCGATTTCGCAGGCCGATTACTATCGCTTCCGCGCGGTCTTTGATCCGGCGTTCGATTGGCAGAAATGGAAAAACCCCAAACAGCGTCTCATCTCGCTCTACACCGACGCCGATCGAAAGACGGCCGCCGAGATTGAAGAAGAGGCGAAAGTCATCGACGCCGCCGTCATCGAAAAACGGAACGAGTTCATCCAGACAACGTTTGAAGAGCAACTGGCAAAACTGCCAGGCGAGATTCACGAATTGGCTCGAACGGGTTTCGCAACAGACGCCAAAGAGCGGACGCCGGAGCAAAAAGAGATCTTCCGCAAGCATCCGAATCTCAACGTCTCCGCTGGTTCGCTCTACTTATACAATCGGAAGGCAGCAGATGAACTGAAGAAGATGCAGAAGGAGGCGACGGACGTTCGCGCGAAGAAGCCGAAACAAGAATACGTGCGAGCACTGACTGAGACGCCAGGACAGATTCCGGCCACCCGACTCTTCTATCGAGGCGACTACGCGCAACCGAAACAAGAGCTGACGCCGGCCGGTTTGACGATCGTCCGTCAGGCGTCGGACCTTCCAGAGATCCCGGTTTCGTCTTCGAATCTGTCGACCTCCGGCAGGCGATTGGCCCTGGCCACCTATCTTACCGATCCCAAGCATCCCTTGACTGCCCGAGCGATTATGAATCGCGTCTGGATGCACCACTTCGGCGTCGGTCTGGTCACCACGCCAACTGACTTCGGCGTGTTAGGCGATCCACCGACGCATCCCGAACTGCTCGATTGGCTGGCAGCCGAGTTCATCGAGAGCGGTTGGGACTTGAAGCACATGCACCGGCTGATCTTAACCACCACTGCATGGCGACAAGCGGTTCGCGACGATGCGGCGCTTCAAGCTGAGGACCCCGACAATCAATGGTACGGGGGCGCCCGACTGCGACGGCTCGACGCCGAGGCGATTCGCGACAGCCTGCTGACGATCTCCGGCGAGTTGAACACGAAACAATTCGGCCCACCGGTTCCGGTCATGCCGGACGCCGTGGGCCGCATCGTGGTTGGCGAAGAGAACACCAACGCGGGGCGACCCGGTGCGGCAGTGGATATGAAGGGGGAAGATCTGCGGCGGAGCGTTTACATTCAGGTTAGGCGGAGTCGCCCCTTGAGCATGATGGAGACGTTCGATCAGCCGGCCATGAGTCCAAATTGCGATCAACGTCGACCTTCGACCAGCGCCACGCAGTCATTGATGATGCTCAACAGCGTTGAACTGATCGACCGTTCGCGGAAATCGGCGACCAAACTGTTGCAAGCGTTTCCCGACGATCCCGCCAAACGGATCGAGTCCGCCTGGCGACTGATCTATTGCCGTGCGATCCAAGAGCAAGAGTTGACCGACGCTCAGGCGTTCGTTCAGTCGGTCGCGGAAGATTTAAAGACGCAGACGGCCTATCAGGCTAAGGGAGACAAGCCGCCGGATCGTTCCGCCGATGAGGAGGCGCTTGCCGTGTTGTGCCAGGTACTGCTTAGCTCCAACGAGTTTTTGTACGTCCAGTAACAGGAAGAAAAAACATGACCTCACCCCACGATCTTGCCGCCGGCAGTCGCCGCCATTTTATGGCGACTAGCGCGATGAGTCTTGGCTCGTTGGCGTTTTCTTGGATGCAGCAGCAGGAAGCCTGGGCCGCCGAACAGGTAAAGCCGCCGCTTGGGCCTCAGGTCTTTGACACAACGCCCAAGGTTCCGGC includes:
- a CDS encoding PspA/IM30 family protein — encoded protein: MFKAVGKYMRAVWYLMTFRVEKASEALRMNPGVVSANYDRIIEEKRSQINQYKDAIASMIAQEESKKQKLKVLTEEVERLEKLKAGAAAKARQVAERHNGDAAATHADPEYQKCQTAFRDFSTTLTEKQARISELESDIEQLLANINRHKLQIETQMRDLEKLGEEKHEAVATILSAREEQQIADLMTGLSQDRTSEELRELRELRNKASANARVSRELAGLDTKQAEAEFLEFANESQANDEFDALIGLTKNSPDTDKGSQESTRIPEA
- a CDS encoding PSD1 and planctomycete cytochrome C domain-containing protein; translated protein: MMSRGIAAALLIAFAANCYAQDEVHFETDVRGIFKQHCFHCHGEEETVEGGLDLRLVRWMVEGGDSGSAIVAGKPEESLLYQRLEAHEMPPDASKQLSAEELEKVKRWIGGGAKTARAEPETLGDKYLITDEERAHWAYQPIKRPEVPQVKHAAAVANPIDAFLLAKLEEHGHQFNKPATPDRLVRRLSLDLLGLPPEPQWSAELQASEDPAQWNKLVDKLLASPHYGERWGRHWLDVAGYADSEGYSDVDAERPHAWRYRDYVIRAFNTGMPFDQFIREQLAGDELVSSPMNDLSPEDVELLAATGFLRMAPDGTGGAVDDAQQARNDTIADTIHIVSSSLMSITLSCAQCHDHRYDPISQADYYRFRAVFDPAFDWQKWKNPKQRLISLYTDADRKTAAEIEEEAKVIDAAVIEKRNEFIQTTFEEQLAKLPGEIHELARTGFATDAKERTPEQKEIFRKHPNLNVSAGSLYLYNRKAADELKKMQKEATDVRAKKPKQEYVRALTETPGQIPATRLFYRGDYAQPKQELTPAGLTIVRQASDLPEIPVSSSNLSTSGRRLALATYLTDPKHPLTARAIMNRVWMHHFGVGLVTTPTDFGVLGDPPTHPELLDWLAAEFIESGWDLKHMHRLILTTTAWRQAVRDDAALQAEDPDNQWYGGARLRRLDAEAIRDSLLTISGELNTKQFGPPVPVMPDAVGRIVVGEENTNAGRPGAAVDMKGEDLRRSVYIQVRRSRPLSMMETFDQPAMSPNCDQRRPSTSATQSLMMLNSVELIDRSRKSATKLLQAFPDDPAKRIESAWRLIYCRAIQEQELTDAQAFVQSVAEDLKTQTAYQAKGDKPPDRSADEEALAVLCQVLLSSNEFLYVQ
- a CDS encoding ABC transporter permease, giving the protein MIRRPISQKTRIVLGIVSFIVLLIGYAWISHRAHVENPRNKTLPNFSQFQEGWKRIATGEGGVDLWADVKASAMRLAIGVGLGILLAFIIGLAMGCFPIVEASLMPPIAFLAKIPPTAMLAVYFVFFGVTGIQIFVALIAFGIFPTLAQSIAQAAQKDVDEHTLYKTYTLGASHFEVVWEVVLRQILPRIIENARLQIGPAMVFLVAAEFALADQGFGYTLRMQSRLQNMNIVYTYLALLGIAGLVFDQLLILLRRFTCPWFGD
- a CDS encoding vWA domain-containing protein → MSRLLMSVCVGLMLTIGTSTLHASRQLNVVVILDNSGSMKGMMNRSESKIDAAKSALMQVLDKSPATSQVGVLLLNPGPQGDWLIPLGPIDRANLQRSVASLDADGNTPLGAKMKVAADALLQLREANRYGTYKMLIVSDGEASDPDLVQQYLPSIQARGILIDVIGVNMAQKHSLATQTSTYRNANDPNSLAKAIGDVVLGESSASPDDAAGQTDFEVLAALPDQVAMASLAALTAASNDPIEKSQDWVPDESSTSSHGSSAPANSGHRSPPPPKDKSPISMFQILVFIFIFAAIARAVFANLKSKR
- a CDS encoding phosphate ABC transporter substrate-binding/OmpA family protein, with amino-acid sequence MSKAKLLVASLVWLFLFAAAVLCWKLFLAPVVEVSQQEQERIAAEKARQEREEMLRRGGSDSHYKTQVKIALDGFSGYAVFRSPEFQEELRQKGIKLDLEDDGADYPKRLAALKDGSTDMAVFTIDALVKASAQAEDLPATIVAIVDETVGADAIVTYRDTFPNVDALNTPETKFVLTPDSPSETLARVVQSRFELDQLSEDPFIRVKDASAVFERYNAAKPGDKLAYVLWEPYVTQMLKNDRVHVVVDSSRFPSAIVDVLVASDDFVAKHRETVVDVVRAYLTANHAFHSTDRRIQLVMEDAAVSGASLSKDEATRLVEGVWWKNTQENLAHIGLRSQAKLPHLEDMIAGVTRVLVESGSIEKDPTDGHPNYLYNDSILNDLVNFHPGGQIEEVRGTAMPKLTDNQWSTLVPAGTARSPTLVFARGTVQLTERSRLLLDELVGTLQSTRYYVIVRGNASRRGNLEANARLAEERAKEVERYLVEKGVDTDRIRAIGVEPSGSTSVSFVLGELPY